The Sandaracinus amylolyticus genomic interval AACGAGCGCGGTGCCGAGGAGCGCGATCTCGACCTCGCGGAGATGGTGCGCGCGGGCGCGCTCGGCTTCGTCGAGCAGACGCACCCGGGCGCCGCGATCGCCCTTCCCTTCCTCGACCTCTCGTACCGCGGCGCGAAGGGCGACGTGCTCGGTCTCACGCGCGAGCTCGCCGATCGTCAGGCCGCGCTGCTCGTCCCGCCGGCGCGCATCGCGCACGCGCGCGAGCTCGACTGGAAGGGACCGATCCTCTTCGAAGACGGCTCGCTCGCGGCGACGCGCGCGATCCTCGCGTTCGGCGATCGCGTCGTGCGCTTCGAGCAGGCGCTCGCCGATCGTGTGCGCGAGACGCCCGTCGTGCGCGCGCAGCCCGAGCAGCTCCCCGCCACCGGCCCGGCGCCGATCGCGCCGACACCCGCGCCGCCGCCGGCCGCGGCGCCGAAGCGCGTGGAGCCGCCGAAGCCCGCGCCGCGCGCCGCGGATCCGCTCGCCGAGCGTGTCGACGCGACGCTGCGACGCGCGGGCGCGGCGCGCGGATCGATGCCGCGCATCCGCGCGCTCCCGCTCTCGACGCAGCCGCTCGCCTCGCTGCGCCCCGACGGCAGTGTCGAGATCGCGCGCGCGCATCCGCTCGCCGACGCGCTCGCGCGCACCGGCGATCACCCCGACGCGCTCGCCATCCTCGCCGCGCACGTGATCGGCCTCGCTGCGCGCGGCACCGACGACGCGCACGAGGCCGAGGCCCACGCGATCCACGCGCTGCTCACGACGCGCTGACTCCTCACCGGAGTGCTCGGGCGAGCTGATTCGTAACCGGAGTGCTCGTCCCGTCGGTCCCGCACGGGAGCGCGCGAAGCGCGCGGACGGCAGGGACTGGCGGGCGAGCCGATGTTCGACTGATCACAGCCACGCGCGAACGCCGAGCACCGGCCCCGACAGCCACGTTCCGCCGCCGAGCTCGGCGTCGATCGGCTCGAACGCGACGTGCTCCCACCCCGCGTAGATCTCGATCGGCCCCGCCGCGAGCCCGACCGTCGCGCGCGCGGCGAGCACCCATCCTTCGCCGACCACGCCCACGCCGCCCTCGATCGAGATCACGAGCGGCTCGAGCGGCGTCACGTCGATCCCGCCGAACCCTTCGATCCCGGCGATCCCGCCCAGCCGATCGTGCACGTGTCGCAGCGCGAGCCCCACGCGCGCCTGCACCTCGGGCAGATCGACGAGCCGACCCGCGATCCCGAGCCGGCCGAGCCCCAGCGCCTCCACGCCGCGCGCGAGCGGCTCGACGTACACGCCGTACGCCGCGTGCAGCTCGACCGGCCACGCGAAGCCCACGCGCAGCGTCAGCGCGCCGTGCCCGATCCCGTCGAGCACGTACTGTCCTTCGCCCGCGATCGTGATGCGCAGGAACCGCTCGGCCGCCGGCTCGTCGCTCGTGATCGCGACGTACGGCCCCGTCACGATCAGCGGCGCCCATCGCCGGCGCGCCGTGACGCGCACCGGGTCGCGCGTGGTGCGTCGCTCGCGGCGCGTGGTGCTCTGCGCGCGCCGTGGCTCGCCGCGCACGACACCCGATGCGCGCCGCAGTCGCTGCGCGTCCGCGGTGGAAGGAACGAAAGTGAAGAGCGCGAGCAGCAGCGCTCCGGTGAAGACGATCCAGCTCGTACGCACGGCCGGCCGCATCGAGCCACCGACGCGCGCGTTGCCATCCGTGCTCGCAACCGGCTCGGCGACCGCCGGGGGTCGACAGGCGGGCGCGCAGCCCCCCGGGGAAGCTCAGCCCGGGAGCTCGAGCTGCAGCAGCAGCCCGCCGAGATCCTGGCTCGCGCTGCCGCCCGGCATGCCGCGCACCGCGCGCCGCTCGTACTCCGGCGTCTCGGGGCGCGCGACGAGGTGCACGCGCGCGCCGAGCCGCGCCGGCATCGCGAGATCGAGCTCGAAGATGTCGCCGCAGACCATCGTCGTCTCGGGGCCCGCGCCGGTCTCGTCCCAGATCTTCCGCAGCGCCTCGAAGTAGAAGCCACGGCGCAGGTGGATCGGACGACCGAGGCCCGGCAGCTCCATCGTCTCGGGCAGCGACGTGAACAGCGAGTGCGGCTTCTCGGGCTCGTGGATCACGAACTTGCGCGCATCGCCGCGCACGCGGATCGCGCTCTTGCCGATCGGATCGAGCGCGTCGATCTTCGCGCGCACGTGCTCGGTCGCCGAGTTCGACACCACGAAGAGCGGCAGGCCGCTCGCGACCAGCGCCTCGACGACCATCTTCGCGTCGGGCCGGAACACGGTGCGCGAGAGCGGGTACGCGTGCTTGTAGAGCCCCTGCAGGATCTCGGTGCGGCGCCCCGGCGAGTGCCCTTCTTCCGCGAGCAGCAGCTGACCGATCGTGGTGCACCGGATGTACGGGTCCGCGTGCGACGGCGCGACGATCACGCCCTCGTACTCCCAGCCGTAACGATCGGGATCGGCCTGGACGAGCTTCGCGGCGTCGTCCCAGCGCGCCGCGCGCTCGGGCGAGAGGTGCTCGGCGATGCCTGTGCGGAACGCCTCCACGAAGGGCGCGGCCTCCTCGTCGACGCGCGTGAACGTGCCGTCGAAGTCGAGGACGATGCACTCGATGCTGCTCATGAGGGGCGCAGCGATAGCATCGATCGTCGCGGGGCGACAGATCTCCTGACCGCATGGGATCGGCTATGCTCTTCGCTCTGCCGCGCGGAGGTCGCATGCGCCTTGGCTCTCGGTCTTCCACGCTCGCCGTCGCGTCGCTGCTCGCGCTCGCGGGCTGTCACACCGACCGCCGCTACGTGACGCCCGAAGAGGGAGCGACGTGGCAGCTCGCGTTCCCAGAGGGCGCGGCGCCGTTCTTCACCGGCGAGGAGCTCACCGTCTTCCTCGTCGAGCAGCGCATCGAGCTCCCGGTGCGCCCGCCCACCGACGAGGAGTTCGGCGCGCTGTCCGCGGGCGACGCGACCGAGTTCACGCCCTACGCGCGACGCCCCTGGGCCGCGCGCGGCGACTACGAGATCCAGATCGACTTCACGCTCTCGAACCTCGACGACGAGCCGCAGCGCATCGCGGTCACGCTCAACGGCATCAACGAGTTCCACGAGTACGTGCCCGGCGTGAGCGTCGTGGGCGACGAGACGGTCGTCGACTTCTCGGGCTGGGAGCGCACCTACGCGCTCGATCCCGGCGAGCGCATCCAGGTCACGATCCGCGAAGAAGAGATCGACGAGGTCGCGGTCGATCTCGCGACCGTCGTGAACGGCGCGCCGAACAGCAACCAGGTCGTGTTCTTCCAGAACCAGTCGTCGCACGACCCGCGCTCGCAGATGTACATCCCGCCGATCGTGCCCGCGCTCGTCGGCGTGCGGCTCGGGCTGCGCATCGAGGCCGGCGAGGGCGCGACCGAAGCGCCGCCCGCAGCGCTCGAGGCCGTCGTGCGAGTGCGCGATCCCGAGGACCGCGTCGTCGGGACCGGCGAGGAGCCCTGGGTGCTCCCCCAGCCCGCGCAGTTCGCACCGGTGGTCGTCGAAGAAGAGTGACGTGACGCCTCACGCGGCGCGCATCGCCGCACTTCGTGCGCTCCCGGGACGAATCGCCCGCGCGTGAGCGCGGCACGCCCGTTGCGCCGTCTCCTGCGAGCGCCCCGCGGACGACGGGGCCACGAAGGAGGTGTGACGATGAAGCCCGGCAAGGCGTTCGTCGCAGGCGTGGTCGGTGGGGCCGTGATGAGCGTGTGCCTCGCGGTCGCGCGCCTGCTCGGCATGCCCGTGAACCTCGAGATGATGCTCGGCACGATGACCGGCATGGCCCCCGGGTCCGGCACGTGGGTGCTCGGGCTGATCATGCACCTCGTGATCAGCGGCCTGATCGCGCTCGCGTACGCGTTCGGGTTCGAGCACGTGTCGCATCGCTCGGGCGCGCTGCCCGGGGTCGTGTTCTCGCTCGTGCACATCGTGATCGGCGGGCTCTTCATGGGCCTCATGCCCGCGATCCATCCGATGGTGCCCGAGCGCATGGCCGCGCCCGGCGCGTTCATGTCGAACGTCGGAGACGTCGGCGTGATCGCGTTCGTCGTGCTGCACGCGATCTACGGCGCGGTCGTCGGCGTGATGTACGGACCGGTCGTGCACCCCGCAGCGCCGATCGAGCGTCGCGTGATCGGCCGGCGCGCGATGGCGTGACGGAAGCGCGAAGCGCGCGCGAGATCACGTTCGATCTCGCGCGCGCTCGTTCGCGGCGCTCGGAGACCTGAGCGCGCTCGCGCGGTCAGGTCCGGGCCGAGACGAGCGCTCCCGCAGGGGCTCACTCGATGACGGGCGCGGACTCGACGCGCGGTCCTGCCGCGCGCGCAGCGCCGCCGCCGATCTCACGCGCGCCCGCGGGCGGCGTGAAGCGGAACACGTCCGCGCCGATCTCGCGGTTGAAGCGCAGGTCGCTGAAGTCGAAGCGGTTCCAGTTGCCGTCGGGATCTTCGATGCTCACGCGGCGCACCACACCGAGCGACGCGGGCTGGTTGTCGACGTACACGACGATGCGGCGGTAGTGCGGATCGGCGCGGCGCGGCGTCAGCTCGAGCGCGTCGGTGTTGGGCGGATCCGAGCTCGCGCGCGCGCGCAGCGAGCGACGGAACTGACGCAGGTCCGCGGTGCCCATCAGGAACCCGAACGCGCTCTGGCTCGCAGCGGCGCTGCTGCCGCGCGCGTACTGCCCGGCGCTGCCGTCGTCGCCCGGCTCGTACATCGTCCACTCGCCTTCGTTGCTCACGAGCACCTTGCCGCTCGGCTGGTCGTAGTCGAAGCGGATGCGCCCGGGGCGACCGATCGACACCTGACCGCGCGAGCTCTGCGTGCGCGCGTAGACGCGGTTCCAGAAGTGCTGCTGGAAGCGGGCCTGCACGGTGCGCGTCTGCTCGTAGAACTGCTGCACGCGCGCCGCGACCACGTCGGCGGTCACGCGCTCCTGCGCGCCGGCGTGCGGCTGCATCGGCAGCGTGAGCGCGGCGAGCGCGACGGGAACGGCGAACAGAACGGATCGTCGATTCATTGCGGATGGCCTCGATGGGAAGGAACGCGACCGCGAGCGGCCGTATTCATAGCGAGACTACGAGCGTCGGGCCCGGGCCTCGAGCGCGTCGCAGTCAGACACGAGACCGTGTGCATCGCATCCGTCGTGGGCGCGTTCACGCTTCTTCACGCGCACATGCGCACGCGAGCACGCGAGTGCCACCGCGGCACTCGCAGTGCCACTGGTGGCACTCGCGGTGCCACCGTGGCACTCGAGCGCGATCACTCCGCGGCGATGTCCTCGGTGCTCGACGAGGGCGCGCCGCCGACGGGGTAGAACTGCCGCGCCCAGCGCCGGTACGTCCCGACCGGGCCGTCACCCACCGCGAGCTGCGGCGGATGCACGTAGCGCTTGTTCTTCCAGATCTCGAAGTCCTGCCCGACGTCGTGCGCGAACATGCGGATGCCCACCTGCATGAACACCGCCTCGACGAGCTCGCGCGCGATGCGCGTCGCGAACGGCAGGCGCAGCGTGCCGCGGCGCACCGAGAACCCGACGCGCAACCGCACGCGCTCGCGCTCGGTCGCGGTCGCGAGCACGTAGTGGCGCGACTCGAAGCCGAGCGAGGGCACCTTCACCTCGACCATCGAGTACCCGAGACCGTGCACGTGGATCTTGAACACCGCGTGCACCGAGCCGAGCTTCGGGTGCCCCGGGATCATCGGTCGATCCATCGAGTACGTCGTCGTCAGCGACGCGCCGTCGACGCGCAGCGGCTCGACGATCTCGACGTTCGAGTAGCCGTGCACCGGACCGAAGTGCCCGATGTCGACGCTGTTCTCGCTCGTCTCCTGGGGATGACCGCGCAGCTCGAACACGCGATCGAGCATCGGCAGGTAGCCGTCCTGCGCGTCGTCGAGGTGCGGGATGCGGAACGTCGGCGCTTCTCCGGCCGCGCCGTGCCACACGAACACGCAGCCGTGGATCTCGTGCACCGCGTAGGTCGTCAAGCGCGCGCGTGGCGGAGGCGGCGTGCCGTAGCCGGTCTTCGTGCAGCGCCCTTCGCGATCGAACTCGAACGCGTGGAACGGGCACACGATGCTCTCGCCGCTGACCTTGCCGCCGCAGCCGAGGTGCGCGCCCATGTGCGGGCAGTGCGGCGAGACGGCGCACGCGACGCCGGACTCGGTGCGGTAGAGGACGACGTCGCGGCCGGCGAGGCGGCGCGTCAGCACGCGCCCGTCGTCGAGCTCGTGCGAGCGTGCGAGATCGAACCAGCCGCTCGGGAAGTGATCGTAGAGGTTCGCCGCGGGGTCGCGGGTCGGATCGAGTACGGGCAAGCGTCGCTCGTTCATGGCGCGCCAATGTTAGCTGCATTCGCAAACAACTGGCGCGCCCTCGCTCAGCCCAGCTGGAGTGCTCGCTCGCGCAGGGCCCGCACGGGCGCGTGAGCGTGGACGGGAGGGCCCTGAGCGGGCGAGCCGATTATTGCGCACTCCCTTCAGGGTTTCCGAGGGCGCGGGGCGCGCTCGCGACGAAACGCGCCC includes:
- a CDS encoding HAD family hydrolase, producing the protein MSSIECIVLDFDGTFTRVDEEAAPFVEAFRTGIAEHLSPERAARWDDAAKLVQADPDRYGWEYEGVIVAPSHADPYIRCTTIGQLLLAEEGHSPGRRTEILQGLYKHAYPLSRTVFRPDAKMVVEALVASGLPLFVVSNSATEHVRAKIDALDPIGKSAIRVRGDARKFVIHEPEKPHSLFTSLPETMELPGLGRPIHLRRGFYFEALRKIWDETGAGPETTMVCGDIFELDLAMPARLGARVHLVARPETPEYERRAVRGMPGGSASQDLGGLLLQLELPG
- a CDS encoding LolA family protein, with protein sequence MNRRSVLFAVPVALAALTLPMQPHAGAQERVTADVVAARVQQFYEQTRTVQARFQQHFWNRVYARTQSSRGQVSIGRPGRIRFDYDQPSGKVLVSNEGEWTMYEPGDDGSAGQYARGSSAAASQSAFGFLMGTADLRQFRRSLRARASSDPPNTDALELTPRRADPHYRRIVVYVDNQPASLGVVRRVSIEDPDGNWNRFDFSDLRFNREIGADVFRFTPPAGAREIGGGAARAAGPRVESAPVIE
- a CDS encoding Rieske 2Fe-2S domain-containing protein, translated to MNERRLPVLDPTRDPAANLYDHFPSGWFDLARSHELDDGRVLTRRLAGRDVVLYRTESGVACAVSPHCPHMGAHLGCGGKVSGESIVCPFHAFEFDREGRCTKTGYGTPPPPRARLTTYAVHEIHGCVFVWHGAAGEAPTFRIPHLDDAQDGYLPMLDRVFELRGHPQETSENSVDIGHFGPVHGYSNVEIVEPLRVDGASLTTTYSMDRPMIPGHPKLGSVHAVFKIHVHGLGYSMVEVKVPSLGFESRHYVLATATERERVRLRVGFSVRRGTLRLPFATRIARELVEAVFMQVGIRMFAHDVGQDFEIWKNKRYVHPPQLAVGDGPVGTYRRWARQFYPVGGAPSSSTEDIAAE